The Chamaesiphon minutus PCC 6605 DNA window GATTTACAAGCTGGATACACGATCGAATTAGACGGCTACCGCCACCGTCGCGCGATCGCGCTTAAAGCTATCGCCGATGAAGCAGCCGAGCAGGTGCGGACGACAGGCAAAGAAGTCATTCTGCAACCGATGTCTTCGGCAGAACGTCGCCAGATGCATACTTTTTTTGACACTGAGACAGATTATCGAGACTTGGCAACTTATAGTCGCGGACAAGAACCCGATCGGCGATTGGTCATCAAATTAGCGCAAACTCCTGACGACGAGCCATCACAGCTAGCCGGAGACTCAGAGAACGGAGATTAAAAGATTTTTATTAATTGAATATTAATCAAATCGACTTTGTACGTGCGGGAACTCAACGATTGCGACTATCTTAAGAGTAATCGCGAATCTACTTTTCTACTTCTTTCCCCTTTGACCGATGGAACCACTATACATCCCCCAACTAGCCAATCGAAAGGATCGCACCCTAGAGATTATCGTCGATCGATCGATCCCTGAATTTGAAACCCTCACGCCTGTCCGAGGAAAAATAAATGTCAAACATGGGGGCACATATTTAGAGGTCTCAGCACAGGCCGAGACAATTATCACCCTTAAATGCGATCGCTGCTTGCAACAATACAACCACCGACTAGTACTAGATACCAACGAAATTATTTGGCTTGAAGCAGAATCTGAAGAACCAGCACGACACGGTGTCGAAGTCAAATCAGAATTAGAAGACTTGGTAGAATCTTTACCGCCCGACGGCCATTTTCCACCAGATGTGTGGTTGTACGAGCAATTGTGTCTATCCGTTCCCCTGCGACAACTTTGCAATCTCAATTGTGCAGGCATCAGTCCTGTCGGAGCACCCATCCCCGAACCAGTCAAACAGGTCGAAACTCTCGATAGTCGCTGGGGCATTCTCGAAACCCTTAGGGAGCGACTCGAAAATAATTGAATCTTTTGGCACATTAAAAAGCGATCGAAATAGA harbors:
- a CDS encoding YceD family protein; translation: MEPLYIPQLANRKDRTLEIIVDRSIPEFETLTPVRGKINVKHGGTYLEVSAQAETIITLKCDRCLQQYNHRLVLDTNEIIWLEAESEEPARHGVEVKSELEDLVESLPPDGHFPPDVWLYEQLCLSVPLRQLCNLNCAGISPVGAPIPEPVKQVETLDSRWGILETLRERLENN
- a CDS encoding protein jag — translated: MTDQRLERGQQWLETLLNLAGIATTVDTQQPEHSNASNYWLTIDRDKLTPVQIEHLIGTDGATIDAIQYLANASLNIHQEADLQAGYTIELDGYRHRRAIALKAIADEAAEQVRTTGKEVILQPMSSAERRQMHTFFDTETDYRDLATYSRGQEPDRRLVIKLAQTPDDEPSQLAGDSENGD